The proteins below are encoded in one region of Nitrosomonas ureae:
- a CDS encoding non-ribosomal peptide synthetase — translation MNTRLIPSRSYPDNFVTHLQTLARERSVDTALIVISAENEILVDKKFDYASLDLQVRALAAVMQNHFSPGERALLLLNNDEHYVISFLACLYTGIIAVPIFPPESLRERHLARLIAIADDAQASCILTGSKILPLITSVTTAQFSEATILTVDTIDQANAPLWEAYTPKGDEIAFLQYTSGSTSTPKGVMVSHHNLMMNAKAFEEGMSINENDIFVSWLPLYHDMGLIGGLLQPIHRGIPAILMTPNFFIEKPVRWLEVISRYRATVSGAPNFAFQLCVDRVRSSQLLDIDLSTWRVAFSGAEPVRRETMQAFIECFGPAGFSAGTIYPCYGLAEATLFVTGGVRGEGMQTHEFSSEALALGRAELATEGMPIVACGFPASNHSIKIVDPEKLIPLTDGNVGEIWADGPSLACGYWKRPQETAQAFVHTEGARWLRTGDLGFIHARQLYIMGRCKDLIIIRGQNIYPQDVELIVEEEVEAVRKGRVAAFSVQAVEGEGIGVAVEVSRNMQKLISAEALIEVLSEAVSASCNESLSVAVLLNPGALPKTSSGKLQRTACRQGWLERTLDAYAIYEYGYFILDGKEQLPQALTDETEIAVAAVWESVLNRTVLTRKDHFFAIGGNSLTAIQVAAHISEHWSIQFTPRNLFHNPRLHECAAEIKDFLSSSSSQSASENRILPVRNKVNALPLSFGQQRLWFLWQLDSFSNAYNIQHALRLSGALDKRAFYASIDDLIERHESLHTIFRVAEDGAVEQFIHPEIPNVITEIDLRDITITKREAEVAKEVQKIISIPFDLTQGPLLRIALIQLTENESIFVIVMHHIVSDGVSVQILLNELASFYQARVQGKSAGLDNLPIQYVDYAVWQQEWLEAGEKDRQLAYWRDYLGDEHPILLLPTNRVRQPVTSYQAGRYSFDMPLNVLNKLRQSALHRGATLFITLLTVFQALLFRYTGQQDIRVGVPVAGRNRIETFRLIGFFVNTQVLRSQLDGRMSLDELLNQTREAAINAQSYQDLPFEQLVEALHPQRDLRHSPLFQVTFNHLLKDYRFFQEFSGLALTDYSLPEQSAQLELRLETIELPDGSVNASFIYAYELFNSSWIERLGQHYLRILEALADCPTMMISDIDLLSEEDKQQLETWGTHRSDVSVFQPVHQLIEHQAESNPNRVAVISSHIELSYAELNCRSNQLAHRLISLGVRPEMGVGIAIERNSIELIIGLLAILKAGGGYVPLDPEYPTERLDYMLADSDIQFLLTQAHIKSRIPHKEGIEILALEALDLSAGLKINPEVALHDQSLAYVIYTSGSTGRPKGVSVAHGPLAIHLSAIKEIYDVRPGDRELMFFSMNFDAAAEQWITPLTQGAALVLSSTSDLAGDGFVDLIEKHHITTLHLPPAYLRMLLPLMNGKAHSVRTCIAGGEAWYVNDVMAVRDAFRNARLVNAYGPTETVITPAAWISHADKDDRICVESEYVPIGVPVGARNLYVMDAQLNLVPPGAIGELYVGGEGLARGYLGRPALTSERFIPDPFDSLGGRLYRTGDWVRWREEGKLEYLGRVDQQIKIRGFRVELGEIEAQILAQTGVREVAVLAQEGHGGLRLVAYLAPHNGVQLSSALLKTSLAATLPEYMIPSLFVFLEVLPLNPNGKIDRKALPLPEQYDKTDYEPPVNALETVIAEIWSDVLGIPQVGLQNNFFDLGGHSLLLIKVKQKLEERLNIHIAIIDLFKYTTVASLAKFVNQGDTRNASLQRHRERAQRQRSTFIQRKQKAERIH, via the coding sequence ATGAATACAAGATTGATTCCATCCCGCAGTTACCCCGACAATTTCGTTACGCATCTGCAAACACTGGCGCGTGAACGATCGGTTGATACTGCGTTGATTGTTATTAGTGCGGAAAACGAGATACTCGTGGACAAGAAATTTGATTATGCATCACTTGATTTGCAGGTCAGAGCATTGGCCGCGGTAATGCAAAATCATTTTTCACCTGGTGAACGAGCACTACTGCTACTGAACAACGATGAGCACTATGTGATTAGCTTTTTAGCATGCTTGTATACAGGAATCATTGCTGTACCTATTTTTCCCCCGGAGTCTCTGCGGGAAAGGCATTTGGCAAGATTGATCGCGATTGCCGATGATGCACAGGCTAGTTGTATTCTTACCGGTAGTAAGATTCTTCCGCTGATCACCAGTGTGACAACAGCACAGTTTTCCGAAGCAACCATACTTACCGTTGATACGATAGATCAGGCTAACGCACCGCTCTGGGAAGCTTATACCCCGAAGGGGGATGAGATTGCTTTCCTCCAATATACATCCGGATCGACTTCAACACCCAAAGGTGTCATGGTGAGTCATCACAATCTGATGATGAATGCAAAAGCATTTGAAGAAGGGATGTCGATCAATGAAAATGATATATTTGTCAGCTGGTTACCGCTTTACCATGATATGGGATTGATCGGTGGATTATTGCAGCCGATACATCGCGGTATTCCGGCAATATTAATGACCCCCAATTTCTTTATCGAAAAACCCGTGCGCTGGTTAGAGGTTATTTCGCGTTATCGTGCTACGGTCAGTGGCGCTCCCAATTTTGCTTTCCAGCTCTGTGTCGATCGTGTCAGAAGCTCGCAATTGCTGGATATCGATTTATCGACTTGGCGTGTTGCATTCTCAGGGGCGGAACCTGTACGTAGAGAGACCATGCAAGCGTTTATTGAATGTTTCGGCCCGGCTGGTTTTTCAGCGGGTACGATTTATCCCTGCTATGGTTTAGCTGAAGCTACGCTATTTGTAACCGGAGGAGTGCGCGGAGAAGGTATGCAGACGCACGAATTTTCTTCTGAAGCGCTTGCACTGGGACGCGCAGAGTTGGCAACGGAAGGAATGCCTATTGTAGCGTGTGGTTTTCCGGCATCCAATCATTCGATAAAAATCGTCGATCCGGAGAAGCTAATTCCTTTGACGGATGGTAATGTCGGCGAAATATGGGCGGATGGTCCAAGTCTGGCATGTGGTTATTGGAAACGTCCTCAGGAAACTGCGCAAGCCTTTGTGCATACTGAAGGAGCGCGCTGGTTGCGTACAGGTGATCTGGGTTTTATTCACGCTCGCCAGTTATACATTATGGGGCGATGTAAAGATCTCATCATTATTCGCGGGCAAAATATCTATCCACAGGATGTTGAGCTGATTGTCGAGGAAGAAGTGGAAGCCGTTCGGAAAGGACGAGTTGCTGCATTTTCCGTGCAAGCTGTTGAAGGAGAAGGAATCGGCGTCGCCGTTGAGGTATCCCGCAACATGCAGAAACTGATTTCGGCCGAGGCGCTGATTGAGGTGCTGAGTGAAGCAGTCAGTGCAAGCTGTAACGAATCCTTGTCGGTGGCGGTATTGTTAAACCCGGGTGCTTTGCCCAAGACTTCAAGCGGAAAATTACAGCGCACTGCCTGTCGCCAGGGATGGCTTGAGCGTACGCTGGATGCATATGCAATTTATGAATATGGTTATTTTATTCTTGATGGGAAGGAACAATTACCTCAGGCATTGACTGATGAAACAGAAATTGCGGTGGCAGCGGTTTGGGAATCGGTATTAAACCGCACCGTATTGACGCGCAAAGATCATTTTTTTGCAATTGGCGGCAATTCACTGACCGCCATTCAGGTTGCTGCACATATTTCAGAACACTGGTCTATTCAATTTACTCCGCGCAACTTGTTTCACAATCCGCGATTACATGAGTGTGCAGCGGAAATCAAAGATTTTTTATCTTCAAGCTCATCGCAGTCCGCATCGGAGAATCGCATCTTACCTGTGCGGAACAAAGTTAATGCACTGCCTTTATCTTTCGGGCAACAACGATTATGGTTTCTTTGGCAACTCGATTCATTCAGCAATGCCTATAACATTCAACATGCATTACGGTTGTCAGGTGCGCTGGATAAGCGCGCATTTTATGCAAGCATTGATGATTTGATTGAGCGGCATGAATCATTACATACGATTTTTCGTGTTGCAGAAGATGGTGCGGTGGAACAATTCATTCATCCGGAAATACCCAACGTGATTACTGAAATTGATTTACGCGATATCACGATAACAAAACGCGAAGCAGAGGTTGCGAAGGAAGTGCAGAAAATCATCTCGATTCCCTTCGATTTGACGCAGGGTCCATTACTGCGCATCGCCTTAATCCAGTTGACCGAGAACGAGAGCATTTTTGTAATCGTCATGCATCACATCGTTTCGGATGGAGTGTCCGTGCAAATCTTACTGAATGAGCTCGCTTCATTTTATCAGGCGCGTGTACAAGGGAAGTCAGCCGGTCTCGATAATTTACCAATCCAATATGTGGATTACGCAGTTTGGCAACAGGAATGGCTGGAGGCGGGTGAGAAAGATAGGCAGCTTGCTTACTGGCGTGATTACTTAGGTGACGAACATCCGATTCTATTGCTTCCCACCAATCGCGTCAGACAACCGGTCACAAGCTATCAAGCCGGACGTTATAGTTTCGATATGCCTCTTAATGTGCTGAATAAGTTAAGGCAATCGGCGTTACATCGTGGAGCAACCCTTTTTATAACGTTACTGACAGTTTTCCAAGCTTTATTGTTTCGATATACGGGACAACAAGACATCCGTGTGGGTGTTCCGGTAGCCGGCCGTAATCGGATTGAAACATTCCGCTTAATCGGATTTTTCGTTAACACTCAGGTGTTACGGAGTCAACTGGATGGCCGAATGTCACTTGATGAACTCCTGAATCAAACCCGGGAGGCTGCGATTAATGCGCAAAGCTACCAGGATCTTCCTTTTGAGCAATTGGTCGAGGCACTGCATCCTCAGCGTGATTTGCGCCATAGCCCTTTATTTCAGGTGACTTTCAATCACTTATTGAAGGATTATCGTTTTTTTCAGGAATTTTCGGGGCTTGCACTTACCGATTATTCACTTCCCGAACAGTCTGCACAACTCGAGTTGCGGCTTGAGACAATCGAATTACCGGATGGCAGCGTAAATGCCAGTTTTATTTATGCCTACGAGCTTTTCAATTCGTCATGGATTGAGCGATTGGGACAGCATTATCTGCGCATTCTGGAGGCATTGGCAGATTGTCCGACTATGATGATCAGCGATATCGATTTGTTAAGTGAAGAAGATAAGCAACAACTTGAAACTTGGGGAACCCATCGGTCTGATGTATCAGTTTTTCAGCCTGTTCATCAACTAATCGAACATCAGGCAGAGAGTAATCCTAACAGAGTGGCTGTAATCTCGAGTCACATCGAGTTGAGTTATGCGGAACTCAATTGCAGATCAAACCAACTGGCGCATCGACTGATCAGCCTCGGTGTCAGGCCGGAAATGGGGGTCGGTATCGCAATTGAACGTAATTCTATTGAATTGATTATAGGCCTTTTGGCCATCTTGAAGGCAGGTGGGGGCTATGTTCCGCTAGATCCGGAATACCCAACAGAGCGATTGGATTATATGCTTGCAGATAGCGATATTCAGTTTCTACTGACACAAGCGCATATTAAATCAAGGATTCCTCATAAAGAAGGCATAGAAATACTGGCGCTTGAAGCGCTTGATCTGAGCGCTGGGTTGAAAATCAATCCTGAGGTTGCTCTGCACGACCAAAGCTTAGCCTATGTTATTTACACTTCAGGTTCAACCGGTCGGCCCAAAGGGGTTTCGGTCGCGCATGGTCCTTTAGCCATACATTTGAGCGCTATTAAAGAAATTTACGATGTGCGGCCAGGCGATCGTGAATTGATGTTCTTCTCCATGAATTTTGATGCAGCTGCCGAGCAATGGATCACTCCGTTGACACAAGGTGCCGCCTTAGTACTTTCCTCAACCAGTGATTTGGCAGGCGATGGTTTCGTGGATCTGATAGAGAAACATCACATTACCACGCTGCATCTTCCTCCTGCTTATCTGAGAATGCTGTTGCCGTTGATGAATGGAAAAGCGCACTCGGTTCGTACTTGCATAGCGGGTGGGGAGGCATGGTATGTCAACGACGTAATGGCGGTTCGGGATGCGTTTAGGAATGCCCGGCTAGTCAATGCGTATGGTCCTACTGAAACCGTGATTACCCCGGCGGCATGGATTAGTCATGCAGATAAAGATGACCGAATTTGTGTAGAAAGTGAGTATGTTCCAATCGGAGTGCCGGTGGGTGCACGCAACCTATATGTTATGGATGCGCAACTCAATCTTGTGCCGCCAGGTGCGATAGGCGAATTGTATGTGGGTGGAGAAGGATTGGCCCGTGGTTATCTGGGTCGGCCGGCTTTAACCAGCGAGCGCTTTATACCGGATCCGTTTGACTCGCTGGGTGGTCGTCTCTATCGAACAGGTGATTGGGTACGCTGGCGTGAGGAAGGGAAACTGGAATATCTGGGTCGCGTCGACCAGCAAATCAAGATTCGGGGTTTCCGTGTAGAGTTGGGCGAAATTGAAGCGCAAATACTTGCCCAAACCGGCGTGCGCGAAGTGGCGGTGTTAGCGCAAGAGGGTCATGGCGGCTTACGTTTAGTTGCTTATTTGGCGCCGCATAACGGCGTGCAGCTGAGTTCAGCGTTGCTAAAAACTTCGCTAGCAGCGACTCTTCCCGAATATATGATTCCCAGTTTGTTTGTTTTTCTAGAAGTTTTGCCGCTCAATCCCAACGGAAAAATAGACCGGAAGGCACTGCCTTTACCGGAGCAATATGACAAAACCGATTACGAACCGCCTGTTAATGCACTGGAAACGGTTATAGCCGAGATCTGGTCGGATGTCCTGGGAATTCCTCAAGTGGGATTGCAAAACAATTTTTTTGATCTCGGAGGCCATTCGTTATTGTTGATCAAGGTCAAGCAAAAACTGGAAGAACGCTTAAATATTCACATAGCGATCATAGATCTTTTCAAATATACCACTGTAGCAAGCTTGGCAAAATTTGTTAATCAGGGAGATACCAGGAATGCATCTCTACAGCGTCACCGGGAGCGAGCGCAGCGGCAACGTAGCACTTTTATTCAACGAAAACAAAAAGCAGAGAGGATACATTGA
- a CDS encoding type I polyketide synthase, translating into MHSAEESQENTELDIAIIGMACRFPGAGDIESFWHNLREGIESINFFTDEELLSRGVSSEVINDPLYIKAGAQLKDVDLFDASFFGYTPREAAETDPQHRIFLEVAWQALEDAGYDASRYANPIGVYAGCGVNTYLLMNLMAGGSMSDMQDISALQGLMNGNNKDSMTTTVAYKLNLRGPGITVQTACSTSLAATHVACRGLLNHEADMALAGGVWVNLLHGEGGYHYQPGAILSPDGHCRAFDAKAAGTVIGSGVGVVVLKRLTDALADGDTIHAVIKGSAINNDGSAKAGYTAPSIEGQAEVILAAQANAGISADTISYVEAHGTGTTIGDPIEIAALTQAFRESTDKRGFCGIGSVKTNVGHLDAAAGVAGLIKTALALKYRTLLPSLNFEQPNSQIDFSSSPFYVNTENKVWPDGSTPRRAGVSSFGIGGTNVHMVVEEAPASNPSGASRDWQTLMVSARSPSALETAMTRLQSHLTIHPEQALADVAYTFQVGRKHFSYRAIALCRSREEALNLMQNRNEDCFMTQQVAFENRPVTFLFPGQGAQYVDMARDLYRNELVFRQELDRCIDLLKPYLDFDLFTILFPDSNEEDRVLASVRLEQTEVTQPALFVIEYALAKLWMSWGIQPTSMIGHSVGEYVAACLANVFSLEDAVQLVAMRGRLLQQVDKGAMLAVMLPEDKLMTMITEDCDLAAVNGPELCVLSGSIAAIDAIEKNLIQQEIVCRRLHVSHAFHSRMVEPIIPAFVDLMAKVELRRPTIPFFSNLSGNWITAQEATDPDYWGRHLRGTVRFNNGLQQLLSNQEQVFLEVGPGETLITLAQRHPSAKPEQLMVSSLPHPNKNHDAQKHLYLSLGKLWLNGLSIDWESYYAHERRRRVSLPTYPFERQSYWIKPEKQGEQVSHTVKAHIRSINDWFYVPSWRRAEKLEFGNPFPGTAGYCLIFKNENMLGAALVEQLLIYGVKLITVSAGSEFHRENEHGYIIRPDDKNDFDRLLQDIRDERKSIQHIFYCWSLSSNAEVLTQAESLARYFYSLLYLVKALENNQSNVLSGERTEITIVTNQFSDVTGNETLCPEKALLTGPCKVIPQEHSYLDCRLIDVELPVPGSVAESRLVEQILAESQANNDNSMIAYRGPHRWVQFFESAQYSTSALNRFKPGGVYFITGGLGGIGLTLAEYLARKFQAKLVLLGRSPVPPRESWSEVLSATHKDSAVYHKIESIRKLEELGAKVLVVNADVANLTELKAAVAQARHDFGVINGVIHTAGEVSNGLMSLKTEETIARVLGPKVQGMQALQAIFKDDSLDFMLLCSSLATMAGGLNKVDYCAANAYLDAVAHSAYREHAYPVISINWDSWREVGMAANMEMPDGIGIAPKEGAEIFERIVNGPNIPQVIVSTLDLQARLSQTQQDLLAQPFAFTPPTHKVGRFSRPMLQTTFKSPESELEISIAEIWQSLLGIEAIGVDDNLFELGGDSLLGIQLLSRVRAGFSVDLHPADFFRSPTITALAALVETKLLDEIEYS; encoded by the coding sequence ATGCATAGTGCTGAAGAATCGCAGGAAAACACAGAGCTTGATATTGCAATCATTGGTATGGCGTGTCGTTTTCCCGGCGCGGGCGATATCGAGTCTTTTTGGCATAATCTGCGCGAGGGGATTGAATCCATCAATTTCTTTACCGATGAGGAATTGCTTTCACGCGGCGTATCTTCCGAGGTTATTAATGACCCTCTGTACATAAAGGCAGGCGCTCAACTCAAGGATGTCGATCTCTTTGATGCTTCTTTTTTTGGCTATACCCCACGTGAAGCCGCAGAAACAGACCCACAGCATCGGATTTTTCTTGAAGTGGCATGGCAAGCCTTGGAAGACGCAGGCTACGATGCATCAAGGTACGCCAATCCGATTGGCGTATATGCGGGATGCGGCGTAAACACTTATCTGTTAATGAATCTAATGGCTGGCGGCAGTATGTCAGATATGCAGGATATTTCTGCATTACAAGGCCTTATGAATGGCAATAATAAGGATTCCATGACCACCACGGTTGCCTATAAGCTCAACTTGCGGGGACCGGGTATTACCGTTCAAACAGCGTGCTCCACTTCTCTCGCAGCAACGCATGTGGCTTGTCGAGGCTTACTCAATCATGAAGCCGATATGGCCCTTGCGGGTGGGGTATGGGTAAATTTATTGCACGGCGAAGGGGGCTATCATTACCAACCGGGCGCCATCCTTTCACCGGACGGTCATTGCCGCGCTTTTGATGCTAAGGCTGCGGGAACAGTGATAGGAAGCGGCGTGGGTGTGGTGGTACTGAAGCGATTGACGGATGCTTTGGCTGATGGCGATACCATCCATGCGGTGATTAAAGGCTCCGCGATCAATAACGATGGTTCCGCTAAAGCCGGCTATACCGCTCCCAGTATTGAAGGGCAGGCGGAAGTCATACTGGCCGCTCAGGCCAATGCAGGTATTTCTGCGGACACCATCAGCTATGTTGAAGCGCATGGCACCGGCACAACGATCGGTGATCCGATCGAGATTGCAGCATTGACGCAGGCTTTCCGGGAGAGCACCGACAAGCGGGGTTTCTGCGGTATCGGTTCAGTCAAGACGAATGTAGGTCATCTGGATGCAGCTGCAGGCGTTGCGGGTTTGATTAAAACAGCGCTTGCTCTGAAATATCGGACCCTACTCCCCAGTTTGAATTTCGAGCAGCCCAATTCACAAATAGACTTTTCTTCGAGTCCGTTTTATGTCAATACCGAGAATAAGGTCTGGCCGGATGGTTCAACTCCCCGTCGCGCAGGCGTCAGTTCGTTTGGTATCGGCGGAACCAATGTACACATGGTGGTTGAAGAAGCGCCAGCGAGCAATCCATCGGGAGCTTCGCGCGACTGGCAAACGCTGATGGTTTCGGCTAGAAGCCCAAGCGCACTGGAGACAGCGATGACTCGCTTGCAAAGTCACCTGACTATTCATCCGGAACAAGCGTTAGCTGACGTTGCCTATACGTTTCAAGTCGGGAGAAAGCATTTTTCTTATCGGGCGATTGCATTATGCCGGAGTCGTGAAGAGGCACTAAACCTGATGCAGAACCGGAATGAAGATTGCTTCATGACACAACAAGTAGCATTTGAGAACCGCCCGGTCACATTTCTTTTTCCCGGACAGGGAGCACAATATGTCGATATGGCTCGCGATCTCTATCGAAATGAGTTGGTTTTTCGCCAGGAACTTGATCGTTGCATTGATCTGCTTAAACCATATCTTGATTTTGATCTATTCACAATACTGTTTCCTGATAGCAATGAAGAAGATCGCGTTTTGGCTTCAGTGCGGCTTGAGCAAACTGAAGTTACGCAACCTGCATTGTTTGTAATTGAATACGCTTTGGCCAAACTATGGATGTCATGGGGCATTCAACCCACATCGATGATAGGTCATAGTGTGGGTGAATATGTCGCAGCTTGCCTGGCCAATGTGTTTTCCTTGGAAGATGCGGTGCAATTAGTGGCGATGCGTGGACGCTTGTTGCAGCAAGTGGACAAGGGCGCAATGCTGGCTGTCATGCTGCCCGAAGACAAACTCATGACAATGATCACTGAAGATTGCGATCTGGCAGCAGTCAATGGACCGGAGCTTTGTGTTCTATCTGGTTCTATTGCGGCTATTGATGCGATTGAAAAAAATCTGATCCAGCAAGAGATCGTGTGCCGGCGATTACATGTTTCGCATGCTTTTCATTCCAGAATGGTGGAGCCCATAATTCCGGCTTTTGTTGATCTGATGGCCAAAGTTGAGTTGCGTCGCCCCACGATTCCATTTTTCTCAAACCTAAGCGGAAATTGGATTACTGCTCAAGAAGCTACGGATCCCGATTACTGGGGGCGGCATTTGCGTGGAACGGTGCGTTTTAATAATGGCCTGCAACAGTTGCTGAGTAATCAGGAGCAAGTTTTTCTCGAAGTGGGCCCAGGAGAAACATTGATTACATTAGCTCAGCGCCATCCTTCAGCAAAGCCTGAGCAATTGATGGTTTCCTCGTTACCCCATCCGAACAAAAATCATGATGCCCAGAAACACTTGTATCTCAGTCTTGGCAAGCTTTGGTTAAACGGACTATCCATCGATTGGGAGAGTTACTATGCCCATGAACGTCGCCGCCGTGTTTCACTGCCGACCTATCCATTTGAACGGCAATCCTATTGGATTAAACCGGAAAAACAGGGAGAGCAAGTCTCGCATACTGTAAAAGCGCATATACGCTCAATCAATGATTGGTTTTATGTGCCTTCATGGCGGCGTGCTGAGAAACTTGAGTTTGGAAATCCTTTCCCTGGGACTGCGGGGTATTGTTTGATTTTCAAGAATGAGAATATGCTTGGCGCTGCTTTAGTGGAGCAACTATTGATTTATGGCGTTAAGCTTATCACGGTTTCTGCTGGCTCTGAATTCCATCGCGAAAATGAACATGGCTACATCATACGCCCTGATGATAAAAATGATTTTGATCGGCTGCTGCAGGATATTCGTGATGAGAGAAAGTCAATTCAGCACATTTTCTATTGCTGGAGCTTAAGCTCGAACGCTGAAGTTTTGACTCAGGCAGAAAGCTTGGCAAGATATTTTTACAGTCTGCTTTATCTTGTCAAAGCATTAGAAAATAACCAATCCAATGTTCTTTCGGGTGAGCGAACGGAAATTACTATCGTAACCAATCAGTTTTCGGATGTCACGGGTAATGAAACATTATGCCCGGAGAAAGCATTGTTAACAGGACCCTGTAAGGTCATTCCGCAAGAGCATTCTTATCTGGATTGCCGTCTGATTGATGTTGAATTACCGGTGCCGGGCAGTGTTGCCGAATCACGGCTGGTTGAGCAGATTCTCGCCGAATCACAAGCGAATAATGATAATTCAATGATCGCTTATCGAGGTCCGCACCGCTGGGTTCAATTTTTTGAATCCGCTCAATATTCCACATCTGCACTCAACCGATTTAAACCTGGCGGAGTTTATTTTATTACGGGCGGATTAGGAGGCATCGGTTTGACACTGGCGGAATATTTAGCGCGGAAATTCCAGGCTAAATTGGTGTTACTGGGACGTTCTCCGGTTCCACCTCGCGAGAGCTGGTCAGAAGTTTTGTCTGCAACCCATAAAGACAGTGCTGTGTATCACAAAATAGAAAGCATCAGGAAACTTGAGGAACTGGGTGCCAAAGTGCTGGTGGTCAATGCGGATGTTGCAAATTTAACGGAATTGAAAGCAGCTGTAGCGCAGGCAAGGCATGACTTTGGCGTCATCAATGGCGTTATTCATACTGCAGGTGAAGTGAGCAATGGGTTAATGTCTTTAAAAACGGAAGAGACGATTGCGCGGGTACTGGGACCAAAGGTGCAAGGGATGCAGGCGTTGCAAGCGATATTCAAGGACGATTCGCTGGATTTCATGCTGTTATGCTCTTCACTGGCAACGATGGCGGGCGGCCTTAATAAAGTTGATTATTGTGCGGCCAACGCTTATTTGGATGCGGTTGCTCATTCTGCCTACCGTGAACATGCATATCCTGTCATTTCGATTAATTGGGACAGTTGGCGCGAAGTCGGCATGGCTGCAAATATGGAGATGCCTGATGGTATAGGAATTGCGCCGAAAGAAGGCGCAGAGATATTTGAGCGTATTGTGAATGGTCCGAATATTCCTCAAGTTATCGTTTCGACGCTCGATTTGCAGGCTCGATTGAGCCAAACCCAGCAGGATCTTCTTGCTCAGCCTTTTGCCTTTACACCCCCTACGCATAAAGTCGGAAGATTCTCAAGACCTATGCTACAGACTACTTTTAAATCACCCGAAAGTGAACTGGAAATAAGCATCGCTGAAATTTGGCAGAGTTTGCTGGGAATAGAAGCCATTGGCGTTGATGATAATTTATTCGAACTGGGGGGCGATTCGTTGCTGGGAATACAGTTGCTGTCCAGAGTAAGAGCAGGTTTTTCTGTGGATTTGCATCCGGCCGATTTTTTCAGATCGCCCACCATTACTGCTCTGGCGGCACTGGTCGAAACTAAACTGCTTGATGAAATCGAATATTCTTGA
- a CDS encoding 4'-phosphopantetheinyl transferase family protein, whose product MKRLHLPEVVPAATEIWLLEFDFDSKQLIDDWSLLSVDEQIHSQCFRQHEDRVRGIVTRATLRRLLAKYLMLPPYKIPIEKNEFGKPRLPAYYGIEFNVSHTGDFALIALSAKGEIGVDIEYCHRDVNNLWVHVLSSEERAQGIWSNRNFIDLWVIKESVLKALGFGISEHLPAITVLPNNDGSYRVIHDRRDWTEIKAWSIEAPAHYAAAFALTNQHNYLTDN is encoded by the coding sequence GTGAAACGACTGCATCTGCCTGAAGTAGTACCTGCGGCGACTGAGATTTGGTTGCTCGAATTTGATTTTGATTCGAAGCAACTTATCGATGATTGGTCTTTGTTGAGCGTGGATGAGCAAATTCATTCGCAATGTTTTCGGCAGCATGAAGACCGGGTGCGTGGCATTGTGACACGTGCGACACTGCGTCGTCTACTGGCAAAATACTTGATGTTGCCCCCTTATAAAATACCGATTGAGAAAAACGAGTTTGGCAAACCTCGTCTGCCGGCTTATTACGGCATAGAGTTTAATGTTTCGCATACAGGTGATTTTGCATTGATAGCATTATCAGCGAAGGGTGAGATCGGGGTTGATATCGAATATTGTCATAGAGATGTCAATAATCTTTGGGTGCATGTACTTTCTTCGGAAGAGCGTGCTCAAGGAATCTGGTCGAATAGAAATTTCATTGATCTCTGGGTAATCAAAGAATCCGTATTGAAAGCATTAGGATTCGGGATTTCCGAGCACCTGCCGGCTATTACCGTGCTGCCCAATAATGACGGAAGTTATCGTGTCATACATGATCGACGCGACTGGACGGAAATTAAGGCGTGGTCCATTGAAGCGCCCGCACATTATGCAGCGGCCTTTGCGCTGACAAACCAACATAACTACCTGACAGATAATTGA